Proteins from a genomic interval of Luteolibacter sp. Y139:
- a CDS encoding pyruvate carboxylase — MPQPKTDKLLAANRGEIAIRIFRAANELGLRTVSMFAEEDRFSRHRFKADEAYQLDKDKGPVGAYLDVEGIVAMAKSKGVTLVHPGYGFLSENAAFARACAREGMTFVGPSPELLESMGDKTAARELAARFNVPTLPGTEEPISDTDKALKVAKDIGFPLIIKAAFGGGGRGMRVVEKPEQLAGLLAEAQGEAEKAFGNPAVFLERYISRAKHIEVQILGDQHGNVVHLHERDCSVQRRYQKVVEIAPSVELDPIVRKELCDAAVALAKGIGYNNAGTVEFLYDMVKGDWFFIEMNPRIQVEHTVTECVTGIDLVRSQILVAKGFSLFSPEIAIPQQDEIPCNGYAIQCRITTEDPERGFAPDYGRILNYRSAAGFGIRLDAGSGDAGSIITPFYDSMLVKLTAMGRDFETACVRMDRALREFRIRGVKTNIPFLENVINDDTFRSGQAHTKLIDTKPELLKFKPKRDRATKLLTYLSDITVNGNATAKGWKPEKPILNPRVPHPAAKSFQGSRDILLEKGPDAFSKWILEQKQLLITDTSMRDAHQSLIATRMRTHDMLRIADAYAAGTPDLFSLEMWGGATFDTAMRFLKECPWERLRRLREKIPGILFQMLFRGSNAVGYSNYPDNVVAGFVKHSADAGMDIFRIFDSLNYLPNMQVAMEAVRDHGKALCEAAICYTGDILDPKRDKFSLKYYVAKAKEVEKMGAHILAIKDMAGLCKPQAAYNLVAALKQEIGIPIHFHTHDTSGLNAASVIAAARAGVDIADLAMASLSGSTSQPNLNSVCAALANSDRDPGLNADTLNELSDYWEEVLAQYKPFDSAPRAGTAEVYEHEMPGGQYTNLREQANAMGLGHRWREIARTYADVNQLFGDIVKVTPSSKVVGDMAMFLITRGIKAADVPKLKPGSIDWPESVIDMLAGGLGQPDGGWPEDVQKVVLGNKPSTTQRPGDLAEPVDLEATRTAVAKKIGRQVDDDDLYSHLMYPGVFADFIEFRRKYDDLSGLATPAFFYGMHVSEEVEVEIDPGKTLFVKLVSIGDADADGKRTLFYELNGMPRESVVVDKSRVSTGSKAARAKGDPSDTAQACAPMPGMVTEIAVSPGQEVKEGDKLVVLEAMKMLTTVSASQDGVIKEVFVQKGEQVDSDDLLVRLA, encoded by the coding sequence ATGCCGCAACCCAAGACCGACAAGCTCCTCGCCGCCAACCGCGGTGAAATCGCCATCCGCATTTTCCGCGCCGCGAACGAACTCGGACTGCGCACCGTCTCGATGTTCGCCGAGGAGGACCGCTTTTCCCGCCATCGCTTCAAAGCGGACGAAGCCTACCAACTCGACAAGGACAAGGGCCCGGTCGGTGCCTACCTCGATGTCGAAGGCATCGTCGCCATGGCGAAGTCGAAGGGCGTGACGCTCGTTCACCCGGGCTACGGATTCCTTTCGGAGAATGCCGCCTTTGCCCGTGCCTGCGCGCGTGAGGGCATGACCTTCGTCGGACCCTCGCCGGAATTGCTGGAAAGCATGGGCGACAAGACCGCGGCCCGCGAGCTGGCAGCCCGGTTCAATGTCCCCACCCTGCCCGGCACCGAGGAACCGATCAGCGATACTGACAAAGCTCTGAAGGTCGCCAAAGACATCGGCTTCCCGCTCATCATCAAGGCGGCCTTTGGGGGTGGCGGACGCGGCATGCGCGTCGTCGAGAAGCCGGAGCAACTCGCCGGCCTCCTCGCCGAGGCCCAGGGCGAAGCCGAGAAGGCCTTCGGCAACCCCGCCGTTTTCCTTGAACGCTACATCTCCCGCGCCAAGCACATCGAGGTGCAGATCCTAGGGGACCAGCACGGCAACGTGGTCCATCTCCACGAGCGCGACTGCTCCGTGCAGCGTCGCTATCAGAAGGTCGTCGAGATCGCCCCCTCGGTGGAGCTCGATCCGATCGTCCGCAAGGAACTTTGCGATGCCGCTGTGGCCTTGGCCAAGGGCATCGGCTACAACAACGCGGGCACCGTCGAGTTCCTCTACGACATGGTGAAGGGCGACTGGTTCTTCATCGAGATGAACCCGCGCATCCAAGTGGAGCACACCGTCACCGAGTGCGTCACCGGCATCGACCTCGTGCGCTCGCAGATCCTCGTCGCGAAGGGCTTCTCGCTCTTCTCGCCTGAGATCGCCATCCCGCAGCAGGATGAGATCCCCTGCAATGGCTACGCCATCCAGTGCCGCATCACCACGGAAGATCCCGAGCGCGGCTTCGCACCGGACTACGGCCGCATTCTCAATTACCGCTCGGCCGCAGGCTTCGGCATCCGTCTCGACGCGGGCTCCGGTGATGCGGGCTCGATCATCACCCCCTTCTACGACTCGATGCTGGTGAAGCTCACCGCCATGGGTCGTGACTTCGAGACCGCCTGCGTCCGCATGGACCGCGCCCTGCGCGAGTTCCGCATCCGCGGCGTGAAGACGAACATCCCGTTCCTCGAAAACGTCATCAATGACGACACCTTCCGCAGCGGCCAGGCCCACACCAAGCTGATCGATACCAAGCCCGAGCTGCTCAAGTTCAAGCCAAAGCGCGACCGCGCCACCAAGCTGCTCACCTACCTCTCGGACATCACCGTCAATGGCAACGCCACCGCCAAGGGCTGGAAGCCGGAGAAGCCGATCCTCAATCCGCGAGTCCCCCATCCCGCCGCCAAGTCTTTCCAAGGCAGCCGCGACATCCTGTTAGAGAAAGGGCCCGACGCCTTCTCGAAGTGGATCCTCGAGCAGAAGCAACTGCTCATCACCGACACCTCGATGCGCGACGCCCACCAGTCGCTCATCGCCACCCGAATGCGCACGCATGATATGCTGCGCATCGCCGACGCCTACGCAGCCGGCACACCCGACCTCTTCTCACTCGAAATGTGGGGCGGTGCCACCTTCGACACCGCGATGCGCTTCCTCAAGGAGTGCCCGTGGGAGCGCCTCCGCAGACTGCGTGAGAAAATCCCCGGAATCCTCTTCCAGATGCTCTTCCGCGGCTCGAACGCCGTCGGCTATTCGAACTACCCGGACAATGTCGTCGCTGGCTTCGTGAAGCACTCGGCCGATGCGGGCATGGACATCTTCCGCATCTTCGACTCGCTCAATTACCTGCCGAACATGCAGGTCGCCATGGAAGCTGTGCGCGATCACGGCAAGGCACTCTGCGAAGCCGCCATTTGCTACACCGGCGACATCCTCGATCCGAAGCGCGACAAGTTCTCGCTGAAATACTACGTAGCCAAGGCCAAGGAAGTCGAGAAGATGGGCGCACACATCCTTGCCATCAAGGACATGGCCGGTCTCTGCAAGCCGCAGGCCGCCTACAACCTGGTCGCCGCGCTGAAGCAGGAAATCGGCATCCCGATCCACTTCCACACCCACGACACCTCCGGCCTCAATGCCGCCTCCGTCATCGCCGCGGCCCGTGCAGGTGTGGACATCGCGGACCTCGCCATGGCCTCGCTGTCCGGCTCGACCTCTCAGCCGAACCTGAACTCGGTCTGCGCCGCGCTCGCCAATTCCGACCGCGATCCCGGCCTCAATGCCGACACACTCAACGAGCTTTCCGATTACTGGGAAGAAGTGCTCGCTCAATACAAGCCCTTCGACTCCGCCCCCCGCGCAGGCACCGCTGAGGTCTACGAACACGAGATGCCCGGCGGCCAGTACACGAACCTCCGCGAGCAGGCGAATGCCATGGGCCTCGGCCACCGCTGGCGCGAGATCGCCCGCACCTATGCCGACGTGAACCAACTCTTCGGCGACATCGTGAAGGTCACGCCGTCCTCGAAGGTCGTCGGCGACATGGCGATGTTCCTCATCACCCGCGGCATCAAGGCGGCCGACGTGCCGAAGCTCAAGCCCGGCTCGATCGACTGGCCGGAGAGCGTGATCGACATGCTTGCCGGCGGCCTCGGTCAGCCGGACGGCGGTTGGCCGGAAGATGTGCAGAAGGTCGTGCTCGGCAACAAGCCCTCCACCACCCAGCGCCCCGGCGACCTCGCCGAACCCGTCGACCTCGAAGCCACCCGCACCGCCGTCGCCAAGAAGATCGGCCGCCAGGTTGACGACGATGACCTCTACTCGCACCTGATGTATCCCGGCGTCTTCGCCGACTTCATCGAGTTCCGCCGCAAGTACGATGACCTTAGTGGACTCGCCACCCCGGCCTTCTTCTACGGCATGCACGTCAGCGAGGAAGTCGAGGTCGAGATCGATCCTGGCAAGACGCTCTTCGTCAAACTGGTCTCGATCGGCGATGCAGATGCCGACGGCAAGCGCACCCTCTTCTACGAGCTCAACGGCATGCCCCGCGAAAGCGTGGTCGTCGACAAGTCACGCGTTAGCACCGGCTCCAAGGCCGCACGGGCCAAGGGCGACCCATCCGACACCGCCCAAGCCTGCGCCCCCATGCCCGGCATGGTCACCGAGATCGCCGTGTCCCCCGGCCAAGAGGTCAAGGAAGGCGACAAGCTCGTCGTCCTCGAAGCCATGAAGATGCTCACCACCGTCAGCGCGTCACAGGATGGCGTGATCAAGGAAGTCTTCGTCCAGAAGGGCGAGCAGGTTGACAGCGATGACCTACTGGTGAGGCTGGCCTGA
- the infA gene encoding hypothetical protein (stimulates the activities of the other two initiation factors, IF-2 and IF-3) has product MSSSFDDCLRPYGTILKTLSPGIYRAALPNGKAVVAHLSRELAENPPEIPDGATVLLEISPFDLDRARIAKVE; this is encoded by the coding sequence ATGTCATCCTCTTTCGACGATTGCCTGCGCCCCTACGGAACGATTCTCAAGACGCTCTCCCCGGGCATTTACCGGGCAGCGCTCCCTAACGGCAAGGCGGTAGTAGCCCATCTCTCCAGGGAACTCGCCGAGAATCCGCCGGAAATCCCCGACGGCGCGACCGTGCTGCTGGAAATCAGTCCCTTCGATCTGGATCGGGCCCGGATCGCGAAGGTCGAGTAG
- a CDS encoding prephenate dehydrogenase, with protein sequence MEFEKVAILGGGLLGGSLALALARHFPETSVALWARRAETVATARDRGIQGATVEMAEAVKGADLVVLSTPVGAMATVLLAAQTAGLSREALITDVGSVKAAPHRLLQPILERIGGKFIGSHPMAGSEQTGIGAADVELFKGAACLLTDDGRVGDPWAGKLQRFWEALGCRVSWLDAAGHDALVARISHFPHLVAAATARVALEDPAHGNFGGGGLRDTTRVAGGDPAMWSEIVMENRDALRGVLSHGIREMSEMLAMLEAGDHEALRRWLEGAKAARDASLRRD encoded by the coding sequence ATGGAGTTTGAGAAGGTCGCCATCCTTGGCGGCGGGCTGCTCGGCGGCTCGCTCGCACTGGCGCTGGCCCGTCATTTCCCCGAAACTTCGGTAGCCCTTTGGGCTCGCCGGGCGGAAACCGTCGCAACGGCCCGTGATAGGGGCATCCAAGGTGCTACCGTCGAGATGGCGGAAGCGGTAAAGGGGGCGGATCTCGTGGTCCTTTCGACGCCGGTGGGGGCCATGGCCACGGTGCTTTTGGCTGCGCAGACAGCGGGCCTGTCCCGCGAGGCACTGATCACCGACGTCGGCAGCGTGAAGGCCGCCCCGCACCGGCTCCTGCAGCCGATCCTTGAGCGCATTGGCGGGAAATTCATCGGCAGTCACCCGATGGCGGGCTCCGAGCAGACCGGGATTGGTGCGGCGGACGTGGAGCTTTTCAAGGGAGCCGCCTGTTTGCTCACCGATGATGGTCGGGTGGGTGATCCTTGGGCCGGAAAGCTCCAGCGCTTTTGGGAAGCCCTGGGTTGCCGGGTTTCCTGGCTGGATGCTGCCGGGCACGATGCGCTTGTCGCGCGGATCAGCCATTTCCCGCATCTGGTCGCCGCGGCGACTGCCAGGGTCGCCCTGGAAGATCCGGCCCATGGCAATTTCGGCGGCGGCGGCCTGCGAGATACCACCCGCGTGGCGGGTGGCGATCCTGCGATGTGGTCGGAGATCGTGATGGAAAATCGCGATGCCCTGCGAGGTGTCTTGAGTCACGGTATCCGCGAGATGAGTGAAATGCTTGCCATGCTTGAAGCAGGCGACCATGAAGCGCTCCGCCGTTGGTTGGAAGGCGCGAAGGCTGCCCGAGACGCTTCCCTCCGCCGCGACTGA
- the aroA gene encoding 3-phosphoshikimate 1-carboxyvinyltransferase, with protein sequence MSEFRVKSIRTLDAAFPVPGDKSMSHRAAMIAGLADGVSTVRNFLPSEDCLNTLGAMQACGVEVEVLEEMPGFGPTSMRIHGRSMKLSAPTKPIDCGNSGTGMRLLAGLFAGQSFETELFGDESLSGRPMGRITVPLGEMGAKIDCLGEKPGCAPLKIHGAQLHPIRYELPVASAQVKSAVLLAGMFCEGVTTAVQPADTRDHTERMLESFGVKIVTEGNAISIEGGQVPQARDFRVPGDISSAAFWVVAAAALPGSRLVIKNVGLNPTRIAVLDVIERMGAQITRTVLSTDDGEPIGDVEIRGSQLKGTELLRAEIPNLIDEIPVIAVAAAMAEGKTIIRNAKELRVKETDRITTVVEGLRAMGGQIEEFEDGMEITGGAPLHAATIESHGDHRIAMAFAIAGLFASGETVIRNTACVNTSYPGFAKQLAAVLAESKDLADYDLPTVPVPVPA encoded by the coding sequence ATGAGCGAGTTCCGAGTTAAATCGATCCGCACGCTGGATGCCGCCTTTCCGGTGCCCGGCGACAAGAGCATGTCCCATCGCGCGGCGATGATTGCCGGCCTCGCCGATGGCGTGTCCACGGTCCGCAATTTCCTGCCCAGCGAGGATTGCCTGAACACTCTCGGCGCCATGCAGGCTTGCGGAGTGGAGGTGGAGGTGCTGGAGGAAATGCCGGGCTTCGGCCCGACCTCGATGCGCATCCATGGCCGCAGCATGAAGCTGAGCGCGCCGACGAAGCCGATCGATTGCGGGAACTCCGGCACTGGCATGCGTTTGCTGGCGGGGCTTTTTGCGGGCCAGTCCTTTGAGACCGAGCTTTTTGGCGATGAATCGCTTTCCGGTCGTCCGATGGGCCGTATCACGGTGCCGCTCGGCGAGATGGGCGCGAAGATCGATTGCCTCGGCGAGAAGCCGGGCTGCGCGCCGCTCAAGATCCACGGTGCCCAGCTGCATCCGATTCGCTACGAGCTGCCGGTCGCCAGTGCTCAGGTGAAGAGCGCGGTGCTGCTCGCGGGCATGTTCTGCGAAGGCGTGACCACAGCGGTCCAGCCGGCGGATACACGCGACCACACCGAGCGAATGCTTGAGTCCTTCGGCGTGAAGATCGTCACAGAGGGCAATGCCATCTCGATCGAAGGCGGTCAGGTTCCGCAGGCGCGCGACTTCCGTGTGCCGGGGGACATTTCCAGCGCTGCCTTCTGGGTGGTGGCTGCAGCTGCCCTGCCGGGCTCGCGCCTCGTCATCAAGAACGTCGGACTCAATCCGACCCGCATCGCCGTGCTCGATGTGATCGAGCGCATGGGCGCCCAGATTACCCGGACCGTGCTTTCCACCGATGACGGCGAGCCGATCGGCGATGTCGAGATTCGCGGATCACAGCTCAAGGGCACCGAATTGCTCCGCGCCGAGATCCCGAATCTCATCGACGAGATCCCGGTCATCGCCGTCGCCGCTGCGATGGCCGAGGGCAAGACCATCATCCGGAATGCCAAGGAACTCCGAGTGAAGGAGACCGACCGCATTACCACGGTCGTCGAAGGCCTGCGCGCGATGGGTGGCCAGATCGAGGAATTCGAGGATGGCATGGAGATCACCGGTGGCGCACCGCTGCATGCGGCGACCATCGAGAGCCACGGCGACCACCGCATTGCCATGGCCTTCGCCATCGCCGGCCTTTTTGCCAGCGGTGAGACGGTGATCCGCAATACCGCCTGCGTGAACACCTCGTATCCCGGTTTCGCCAAGCAACTTGCCGCCGTCCTCGCCGAGAGCAAGGATCTGGCAGACTACGACCTGCCGACCGTTCCCGTTCCTGTTCCCGCATGA
- the cmk gene encoding (d)CMP kinase: MILHRAIAIDGPAASGKSTLARILSQKLGLIMVNSGSMYRAVTWKVLQRGIDPNDRAAVVQALRDMEIECGVDGHVSTVRVDGIDPGEELRSEEVNSHVSAVSAIPEVRECLVSLQRDYLKLGDVVMEGRDIGSVVFPETPYKIYMDADPNVREARREEVGEVDSVAARDRADSRRETAPLKIAEGAAILDTSGHTIETGVAAALEILRGQGFAMPA; encoded by the coding sequence ATGATCCTCCACCGCGCCATCGCCATCGACGGACCTGCTGCTTCTGGCAAGAGCACGCTGGCCCGTATCCTGTCGCAGAAGCTCGGGCTGATCATGGTCAACTCCGGTTCCATGTATCGTGCCGTGACATGGAAGGTGCTCCAGCGTGGCATCGACCCGAATGACCGTGCGGCTGTCGTTCAAGCGCTTCGCGACATGGAGATCGAATGCGGCGTGGATGGTCATGTTTCCACGGTCAGGGTAGATGGCATCGATCCGGGTGAAGAACTCCGCAGCGAGGAGGTCAACAGCCACGTCTCCGCAGTCTCCGCCATTCCGGAAGTCCGCGAGTGCCTTGTCTCGCTCCAGCGCGACTACTTGAAGCTCGGTGACGTGGTCATGGAAGGCCGCGACATCGGCAGCGTGGTGTTCCCGGAGACGCCGTACAAGATCTACATGGATGCGGACCCGAATGTCCGCGAGGCGCGTCGCGAGGAAGTCGGCGAAGTCGATAGCGTCGCTGCGCGTGACCGCGCTGACAGCCGCCGCGAAACCGCTCCGCTGAAAATCGCCGAGGGCGCTGCCATTCTCGATACCTCCGGCCACACGATCGAAACCGGCGTGGCGGCTGCTTTGGAAATTCTCCGTGGCCAGGGCTTCGCGATGCCTGCCTGA
- a CDS encoding lysophospholipid acyltransferase family protein has translation MRWIYWLGWNLFGSAYRSLFGLKVVGREHLVTDGAVLIVANHESFLDPPLIGTLYHDEMFYLARKTLMTGPMLKWIYLAWNSIPVDQDRPDMTSLKTIIKLLSNGRRVLIFPEGERSLDGNFGPPQPGVGLIAVKSNAVIQPIRIRGAREALPRGSGRVRFSQISLHIGPPIRLTEAELNSAKGKHGYQHITERLWDAVKAL, from the coding sequence ATGCGCTGGATCTACTGGCTTGGTTGGAATCTCTTCGGCAGTGCCTACCGCTCGCTCTTCGGCCTGAAAGTCGTCGGACGCGAACACCTCGTTACAGATGGTGCGGTGCTCATTGTCGCGAATCATGAGAGCTTCCTGGACCCGCCGCTCATCGGCACGCTGTATCACGACGAGATGTTTTATCTCGCGCGCAAGACGCTGATGACGGGGCCGATGCTGAAGTGGATCTACCTTGCGTGGAATTCCATCCCAGTGGACCAGGACCGGCCGGACATGACGAGCCTGAAGACCATCATCAAGCTGCTTTCGAATGGCCGTCGTGTCCTCATTTTCCCGGAAGGGGAACGGAGCCTCGACGGCAACTTCGGCCCACCGCAGCCGGGCGTCGGCCTGATCGCGGTGAAGTCGAATGCGGTCATCCAGCCGATCCGAATCCGCGGCGCGCGCGAGGCCTTGCCACGCGGGTCCGGTCGCGTTCGCTTCAGCCAGATCTCCCTGCACATCGGCCCGCCAATCCGGCTGACCGAAGCGGAGTTGAACTCGGCAAAGGGCAAGCACGGCTACCAGCACATCACCGAGCGACTCTGGGACGCGGTGAAGGCGCTGTGA
- a CDS encoding MBL fold metallo-hydrolase has protein sequence MNEVSRRGFVGSALAGMAALTASNAGAQQAAGQAPAEPKPFREPFVYHFKIGDADAWSISDCDLGLGEGLDLMWPQEDRPKMKEEMVRHGERMGPLPLYVNILVVKAGNDVLLFDAGFGKGSNPKMGWLQEGLAAVGISPDQVTAGFLSHAHADHLNGFVNQGKPAFPNAVVYLLEEELAFWRSPEPDFSKSKRNKGAIPGMIKEVRQNFDILQEKLRPVKGTTEVLGGLVRIEPAPGHTDGHACFRIRSGNDELLHLMDLAHHHLLMFADPNWTIAFDHDPVVAVETRKKYWNEAVEKHTRCMGFHLPWPGLGHIVTERDGYRWAIEAWRWS, from the coding sequence ATGAACGAGGTTTCACGACGGGGATTCGTAGGATCGGCACTCGCCGGCATGGCCGCCCTCACGGCGTCGAACGCGGGCGCGCAGCAAGCGGCCGGACAGGCTCCAGCGGAGCCCAAGCCCTTCCGCGAGCCCTTCGTCTACCACTTCAAGATCGGCGATGCGGACGCCTGGTCGATCAGCGACTGCGACCTCGGCCTTGGCGAAGGCCTCGACCTGATGTGGCCGCAGGAGGACCGCCCGAAGATGAAGGAGGAAATGGTCCGCCACGGCGAACGCATGGGCCCCCTACCCCTCTATGTGAACATCCTGGTGGTGAAGGCGGGCAATGACGTCCTGCTCTTCGACGCCGGCTTCGGCAAGGGCAGCAATCCCAAGATGGGCTGGCTCCAGGAAGGCCTCGCCGCCGTGGGCATCTCACCGGATCAAGTGACCGCAGGCTTCCTCAGCCACGCGCACGCCGACCACCTCAATGGTTTCGTCAACCAGGGCAAGCCCGCCTTCCCGAATGCCGTGGTCTATTTGTTAGAGGAAGAGCTCGCGTTCTGGCGCTCGCCGGAGCCGGACTTCTCCAAGAGCAAGCGCAACAAGGGCGCCATCCCGGGCATGATCAAGGAGGTGCGCCAGAACTTCGATATCCTGCAGGAAAAGCTCCGCCCCGTGAAGGGCACCACCGAAGTGCTCGGCGGACTTGTCCGCATCGAACCCGCTCCGGGACACACCGACGGCCACGCCTGTTTCCGCATCCGTTCCGGCAATGACGAGCTGCTCCACCTCATGGATCTCGCACACCATCACCTGCTGATGTTCGCCGATCCGAATTGGACCATCGCCTTCGACCATGACCCGGTGGTCGCGGTCGAGACGCGGAAGAAGTATTGGAACGAGGCAGTCGAGAAGCACACCCGCTGCATGGGCTTCCACCTCCCCTGGCCGGGCCTCGGACACATCGTGACCGAGCGCGATGGCTACCGCTGGGCAATCGAAGCGTGGCGCTGGAGTTGA
- a CDS encoding pyridoxal-phosphate dependent enzyme, producing MEREGLPPDRRLRQEILFARERVYRFGQPTPLEHLSLVPGVEIWVKREDLSPIKAYKWRGACNRMAVLTPEEKATGVVTASAGNHAQGVALAARALGIQARIYMPRSTPRVKQSAVRHHGGDRVEIILTGDSYDEAVAAALDDASTSGATYVHAYDDVQVMAGQGTLADEVVLSGHGPFDAAYLQIGGGGMAAGVSEWLKTYWPEIEIVGVEGVGQASMKAALEAGKPVPLDQVDIFCDGTAVRKAGTNTFEILNSTLDRIETVTNAEVSRAIRTLWEGLRCVSEPSGALGLAAVMKNREQLAGKRVLVVVSGANIDFLQIGLIAQSEGSSQSASRTLRVRIPERPGTMLELLDTCFEGVNIADFQYGKVHESEAWPAFTITAEDAAVLDAVPEKLQARGFQWEDLTGAVDIAFRAIPLRGDLLASPVFLRLDFYERPGALHDFLDKRVRGRANLCYFNYRQSGERIGRALIGLDFAEESQRREFLESLPEHGDGYRSCKQVDSPTSARLTGHSPG from the coding sequence GTGGAACGCGAAGGACTGCCGCCCGACCGCCGCTTGCGCCAGGAGATCTTGTTTGCCCGCGAGCGGGTCTACCGCTTCGGCCAGCCGACTCCTCTGGAACACCTGTCACTGGTGCCCGGCGTCGAAATTTGGGTAAAGCGCGAGGATCTTTCCCCGATCAAGGCGTACAAGTGGCGCGGTGCCTGCAACCGCATGGCCGTCCTCACGCCCGAAGAAAAAGCCACCGGCGTGGTCACAGCCTCCGCCGGAAACCATGCCCAGGGCGTCGCCCTCGCCGCCCGCGCGCTGGGAATCCAAGCCCGGATCTACATGCCCCGTTCGACGCCGCGGGTGAAACAAAGCGCCGTCCGCCATCACGGCGGCGACCGCGTGGAAATCATCCTCACCGGTGACAGCTACGATGAAGCTGTGGCCGCCGCCCTCGACGACGCCTCCACCAGCGGCGCGACCTACGTCCACGCCTACGACGATGTCCAGGTCATGGCCGGCCAAGGCACCCTCGCCGATGAGGTGGTCCTTTCCGGCCACGGCCCCTTCGATGCCGCCTATTTGCAAATCGGCGGCGGCGGCATGGCCGCAGGGGTTTCCGAGTGGCTCAAGACCTACTGGCCCGAGATCGAAATCGTCGGGGTGGAAGGCGTCGGGCAGGCATCGATGAAGGCCGCGCTGGAGGCCGGCAAGCCGGTCCCGCTCGATCAGGTGGACATCTTCTGCGACGGCACCGCCGTGCGGAAAGCGGGCACGAATACCTTCGAGATCCTGAACAGCACGCTGGATCGCATCGAAACGGTCACCAATGCCGAAGTCAGCCGCGCCATCCGCACCCTGTGGGAAGGCCTGCGCTGCGTCTCCGAGCCTTCCGGCGCGCTCGGCCTCGCCGCCGTGATGAAGAACCGCGAGCAACTCGCCGGAAAGCGCGTGCTGGTCGTCGTCTCCGGCGCGAACATCGATTTCCTCCAGATCGGCCTCATCGCTCAATCCGAAGGCTCGTCGCAGAGCGCCTCCCGCACCCTGCGGGTCCGCATTCCCGAGCGCCCCGGCACCATGCTGGAGTTGCTCGATACCTGCTTCGAGGGCGTGAATATCGCCGATTTCCAATACGGCAAGGTACACGAAAGCGAGGCGTGGCCCGCCTTCACCATCACCGCAGAAGACGCGGCGGTGCTCGATGCCGTGCCAGAAAAGCTCCAAGCACGGGGTTTCCAGTGGGAAGACCTGACCGGCGCGGTGGACATCGCCTTCCGCGCCATCCCGCTCCGTGGCGACCTCTTGGCCAGCCCGGTTTTCCTGCGGCTCGACTTCTACGAGCGCCCCGGTGCCCTGCACGACTTCCTCGACAAGCGCGTCCGCGGCCGGGCGAACCTATGCTATTTCAACTACCGTCAATCCGGCGAGCGCATCGGCCGCGCCCTGATCGGCCTCGATTTCGCGGAGGAAAGCCAACGCCGTGAGTTCCTCGAGTCCTTGCCCGAGCACGGCGACGGCTACCGCTCTTGCAAGCAGGTGGACTCTCCGACCAGCGCCCGCTTGACCGGGCATTCTCCCGGCTGA
- the hisA gene encoding phosphoribosylformimino-5-aminoimidazole carboxamide ribotide isomerase, with protein MTKFRPCIDLHQGKVKQIVGGTLRDDGPGPKENFVASAGAGEFAEMFRRDGLTGGHVIKLGPGNEEAAKEALGVWSGGLQIGGGIHAGNAAEWLAAGASHVIVTSWLFEGAAFSEKRVLELVDAIGADRLIIDLSCRRTAKGWTVAMDRWQTLTDLDVTPATLDRLAPWCDEFLIHAADVEGLCGGIDGELVQMLGAWAGRPITYAGGAASMADVEKVQELSGGKVDVTVGSALDIFGGKGVRYDELVAWNQR; from the coding sequence ATGACGAAGTTCCGCCCGTGCATCGACCTCCATCAGGGAAAGGTGAAGCAGATCGTCGGCGGCACCCTGCGCGACGACGGCCCCGGGCCGAAGGAGAACTTCGTCGCCAGCGCCGGGGCGGGGGAATTCGCGGAAATGTTCCGCCGCGATGGTCTCACCGGCGGTCATGTCATCAAGCTCGGTCCGGGCAACGAAGAGGCGGCCAAGGAGGCTCTCGGCGTTTGGTCCGGCGGCCTGCAGATCGGCGGTGGCATCCACGCTGGCAATGCTGCCGAATGGCTCGCAGCCGGTGCTTCGCATGTCATCGTCACCTCATGGCTCTTCGAAGGTGCGGCCTTTTCCGAGAAGCGAGTGTTAGAGCTGGTCGACGCCATTGGCGCAGACCGCCTCATCATCGACCTTTCCTGCCGCCGCACTGCCAAAGGCTGGACCGTGGCCATGGACCGCTGGCAAACGCTCACCGACCTCGATGTCACACCAGCCACTCTCGACCGGCTGGCCCCGTGGTGTGACGAATTCCTCATCCACGCGGCGGATGTCGAAGGCCTCTGTGGCGGCATTGATGGCGAGCTTGTCCAAATGCTCGGTGCCTGGGCCGGTCGTCCAATCACCTACGCCGGCGGCGCTGCCTCCATGGCGGACGTGGAAAAGGTCCAGGAACTCTCGGGCGGCAAGGTGGATGTCACCGTTGGCTCTGCCTTAGACATCTTCGGGGGCAAGGGTGTGCGCTACGACGAACTTGTGGCGTGGAATCAGCGTTGA